From Actinopolyspora lacussalsi, a single genomic window includes:
- a CDS encoding protein-L-isoaspartate O-methyltransferase (product_source=COG2518; cath_funfam=3.40.50.150; cog=COG2518; pfam=PF01135; superfamily=53335), which yields MTTHLDTDWTWRAERLAAELETRGDLTDPRWKTAVAAVPRHVLVPEAYQQDTGGAWHHLTTDSGKGLELAYSPTTLVTVLDERDHPLSSGTKPDLIVRMLETLDIDDEHRVLAIGTGTGYTTALLCHRLGDRNVRSVDIEPRLVDTARDRLAGLGYHPALACRDGVGGLPEHAPYERIIATCSVSRVPWSWAEQLTVGGVALVNVKPNIQAGNLVPLRRYPERLEGRFTDRWAAFVPLRHHTHEQTPPTPRSNAQDAEPRTRTTTTPPSPWWDNTVVWLLAQFHGIPDGVTIGMRLDPNTRQPTAATMTAPDGSTADIGLTASGSGRYEVTETGPTSLWEPVERAHRTWLTHGKPDWTRLGITATEYEQRLWIDQPDSRDCWFL from the coding sequence GTGACCACGCACCTCGACACCGACTGGACGTGGCGAGCGGAACGACTCGCCGCCGAACTCGAAACCCGAGGCGACCTCACCGACCCACGGTGGAAAACAGCCGTGGCCGCCGTGCCCCGGCACGTGCTCGTCCCCGAGGCGTACCAACAGGACACCGGCGGCGCGTGGCACCACCTCACCACCGACTCGGGGAAGGGCCTCGAACTGGCCTACTCACCCACCACGCTGGTCACCGTGCTCGACGAGCGAGATCACCCGCTGTCCAGCGGCACCAAACCGGATCTAATCGTGCGCATGCTCGAAACGCTCGACATCGACGACGAGCACCGGGTGCTGGCCATCGGCACCGGGACCGGTTACACCACAGCGCTGCTGTGTCATCGGCTCGGCGACCGCAACGTCCGCTCCGTCGACATCGAACCGCGGCTGGTCGACACTGCCCGCGACCGACTGGCGGGCCTCGGGTACCACCCCGCGCTGGCCTGCCGCGACGGCGTTGGCGGACTGCCCGAGCACGCGCCCTACGAGCGGATCATCGCCACCTGCTCGGTGTCCCGCGTGCCGTGGTCCTGGGCCGAACAACTCACCGTCGGCGGGGTCGCGCTCGTCAACGTCAAACCCAACATCCAGGCGGGCAACCTCGTTCCGCTGCGCCGGTACCCGGAGCGACTGGAAGGACGCTTCACCGACCGCTGGGCGGCATTCGTGCCCCTGCGCCACCACACCCACGAGCAGACCCCGCCCACGCCACGCTCGAACGCGCAAGACGCCGAACCGCGGACCCGCACCACCACGACGCCACCGAGCCCCTGGTGGGACAACACCGTGGTCTGGCTGCTCGCCCAGTTCCACGGGATCCCCGACGGCGTCACGATCGGGATGCGCCTCGACCCGAACACCCGACAACCGACGGCGGCCACCATGACCGCCCCGGACGGCTCCACCGCAGACATCGGCCTCACCGCCTCCGGTAGCGGCCGATACGAGGTCACCGAAACCGGACCGACCTCACTGTGGGAACCCGTCGAACGCGCCCACCGCACCTGGCTGACCCACGGCAAACCCGACTGGACCCGCCTCGGCATTACCGCCACCGAATACGAGCAGCGACTCTGGATCGACCAGCCCGACAGCCGCGACTGCTGGTTCCTGTAG
- a CDS encoding hypothetical protein (product_source=Hypo-rule applied), which yields MVDVANSTGPVDRLHQLLLALSGRLDDDALNTAREFAGAEQPDSAAEFVTGALLAGGIAVTRDEQRELSSILGRTNSRSGLAERLTVDVTDGSEKHRFTEPERVEDVSEALREITARLPNLRSLWCAARTTAAGVAAGAVPRRVLLAEVDGSTAIGPTDYQLLRALHRHGIQCSVEAFGTGEELPDYHREALAVAHEVRLDRALGTTESARGGTRHKEGIEGFTDPLSYHDPLGEPSRVESSEAGVLADSPAPEPDLPSVEMTTEWPASEFGNSLNADLPDDRDPLGVGFPDTGYRESGRESSYRDSDHGDSGHRQERSLPPEPDPEETGFILPEPAPSTNHADSFGFPEPAEYSEPGDFPSPPEIATFEPAPVENDHPAEQHSESREDGNSNPAVPAAVDAKLTDRERNLLQKLHEELAHREQDKSPGDTGNSHEAVGAEPQQDPRTTTVPGTGNFPPIGSTGPNQSR from the coding sequence GTGGTGGACGTGGCGAACAGCACCGGTCCGGTCGACCGGCTGCACCAACTGCTGCTGGCACTGAGCGGCCGACTCGACGACGACGCGCTCAACACGGCACGCGAGTTCGCGGGGGCGGAGCAACCCGACAGCGCCGCCGAGTTCGTCACCGGAGCTCTGCTGGCGGGCGGGATCGCGGTGACCCGGGACGAACAGCGCGAGCTGTCCTCGATCCTGGGGCGGACCAACTCCCGCAGTGGACTGGCCGAACGGCTCACCGTGGACGTGACGGACGGTTCCGAGAAGCACCGGTTCACCGAACCGGAACGGGTGGAGGACGTCTCCGAGGCGCTTCGGGAGATCACCGCACGGCTGCCGAACCTGCGCTCGCTGTGGTGCGCCGCACGTACCACGGCGGCGGGTGTCGCGGCGGGAGCGGTACCCCGCCGCGTGCTGCTGGCCGAGGTGGACGGATCGACGGCGATCGGCCCCACCGACTACCAACTGCTGCGGGCGCTGCACCGTCACGGGATCCAGTGCTCGGTGGAGGCGTTCGGTACCGGTGAGGAGCTCCCCGACTACCACCGCGAAGCACTGGCCGTGGCACACGAGGTGCGGCTGGACCGCGCACTCGGCACCACTGAGTCCGCCCGGGGCGGCACCAGGCACAAGGAAGGCATCGAGGGCTTCACCGATCCGCTCTCCTACCACGATCCGCTGGGCGAACCCTCGCGCGTGGAGTCGAGCGAGGCCGGTGTGCTCGCCGACTCCCCCGCTCCGGAGCCGGACCTGCCCTCGGTGGAGATGACCACGGAGTGGCCCGCCTCGGAATTCGGCAACTCGCTGAACGCGGACCTGCCGGACGACAGGGACCCGCTCGGGGTCGGGTTCCCCGACACCGGCTATCGGGAGTCCGGTCGGGAATCCAGCTATCGGGATTCCGACCACGGGGATTCCGGCCATCGGCAGGAACGCTCCCTGCCGCCGGAGCCCGATCCGGAGGAGACCGGTTTCATCCTGCCCGAGCCCGCCCCGAGCACGAACCACGCGGATTCGTTCGGCTTCCCGGAACCCGCCGAGTACTCCGAGCCCGGCGACTTCCCGTCTCCCCCGGAGATCGCGACGTTCGAGCCCGCCCCGGTCGAGAACGACCACCCCGCCGAACAGCACTCCGAGTCCCGCGAGGACGGCAACTCCAATCCCGCGGTTCCGGCCGCCGTGGACGCCAAACTGACCGACCGGGAGCGGAACCTGCTGCAGAAGCTGCACGAGGAGCTGGCGCATCGGGAGCAGGACAAGTCGCCCGGCGACACCGGCAACTCCCACGAAGCGGTCGGAGCGGAACCACAGCAGGACCCCCGGACCACGACCGTTCCCGGGACCGGCAACTTCCCGCCCATCGGTTCGACCGGCCCCAACCAGTCGCGGTGA
- a CDS encoding hypothetical protein (product_source=Hypo-rule applied), translating to MADRDTSLLCHELLLRLAGRIPDESLWRYRDWLAGDAGDVMAVSLPKQLVRERIGLTDGDHRLLSEALLPMGADPAAVGAILPEEGTPRRRHTFTAAAPGDDKGDSTALVLGATLRGRSDVGEVRDSWRRDTIASSSEPEQRVILVNTGGNPVELAGEIQRILRALGNHTPMVEALPTNIDPPEYHERALTASNLICTGSGELVGSN from the coding sequence GTGGCCGACCGAGACACCAGCCTGTTGTGTCACGAGCTGTTGCTCCGACTCGCGGGCCGTATCCCGGACGAGTCACTGTGGCGCTACCGGGACTGGCTGGCGGGCGACGCCGGGGACGTGATGGCCGTCTCGCTGCCGAAGCAGCTGGTCCGGGAGCGCATCGGCCTGACCGACGGCGACCACCGGCTGCTCTCCGAAGCCCTGCTGCCGATGGGGGCCGATCCGGCCGCGGTGGGAGCGATACTTCCGGAGGAGGGCACGCCGCGACGACGTCACACGTTCACGGCGGCGGCTCCCGGCGACGACAAGGGCGACTCCACCGCGCTCGTGCTGGGAGCGACGCTGCGCGGGCGGTCCGACGTGGGCGAGGTCCGCGACAGCTGGCGCCGCGACACCATCGCGTCGAGCTCGGAGCCGGAGCAGCGCGTGATACTGGTCAACACCGGCGGGAACCCCGTGGAACTGGCCGGTGAGATCCAGCGAATCCTGCGCGCGCTCGGCAACCACACTCCCATGGTGGAGGCGCTTCCGACGAACATCGATCCCCCCGAGTACCACGAGCGCGCCCTGACGGCCTCGAATCTGATCTGCACCGGCAGTGGCGAACTCGTGGGCTCGAACTGA
- a CDS encoding enamine deaminase RidA (YjgF/YER057c/UK114 family) (product_source=COG0251; cath_funfam=3.30.1330.40; cog=COG0251; pfam=PF14588; superfamily=55298): MGNWTARLTELGVELPEVAKPLASYVPAVRSGNHVHTAGQLPLVSGTLSATGKVGDDVDPDTARRMARICTLNALAAVNSVVELDSLAGVVKVVGFVASAEGFTGQPSVLNGASELLGEVFGESGAHARSAVGVAELPMGAPVEVELIAEIADGH, encoded by the coding sequence ATGGGCAACTGGACCGCCCGTTTGACCGAGCTCGGAGTGGAGCTTCCCGAGGTGGCGAAGCCCCTCGCCTCTTACGTCCCCGCGGTGCGAAGCGGGAACCACGTCCACACCGCGGGACAGCTACCCCTCGTGTCGGGAACGTTGTCGGCCACAGGGAAGGTGGGTGACGACGTCGACCCGGACACGGCACGGCGTATGGCACGTATCTGCACGCTGAACGCCCTGGCAGCGGTAAACAGCGTGGTCGAGCTGGACTCGTTGGCCGGAGTTGTCAAAGTGGTCGGTTTCGTCGCTTCGGCGGAGGGATTCACCGGCCAGCCCTCGGTTCTCAACGGCGCCTCGGAACTGCTCGGGGAGGTGTTCGGCGAATCCGGTGCGCACGCGCGCTCGGCGGTGGGGGTGGCCGAGCTCCCGATGGGCGCTCCGGTCGAGGTGGAGCTGATCGCCGAGATCGCCGACGGGCACTGA
- a CDS encoding hypothetical protein (product_source=Hypo-rule applied; pfam=PF13783), translating into MTKWEYSTVPLLSHATKQILDQWGDDGWELVAVLPGPTGEQMVAYMKRPKE; encoded by the coding sequence ATGACCAAGTGGGAGTACTCGACAGTGCCGCTGCTCAGCCACGCGACCAAGCAGATCCTCGACCAGTGGGGCGATGACGGCTGGGAGCTGGTCGCCGTTCTGCCGGGACCTACCGGCGAGCAGATGGTCGCCTACATGAAGCGCCCGAAGGAGTAA
- a CDS encoding anion-transporting ArsA/GET3 family ATPase (product_source=COG0003; cath_funfam=3.40.50.300; cog=COG0003; pfam=PF02374; smart=SM00382; superfamily=52540) has product MSSEWDRELDRARLHFVSGKGGAGKTTAAASLALALATGGRRVLLAEVEGRQGLAQLFDTPPLEYSERRLAAAPGGGEVRALAIEAEAALLEYLAMYYSLGVAGRTLRRMGAIEFATTLAPGLRDVLFTGKLKECVRRTDTNGRHTYDAVVVDAPPTGRIVRFLDVTRAMADLARMGPIHGQSEEVVGLLHSSDTVVHLVTLPEQLPMRETLETVEELDAAELRPGAVLLNRVRPSRLATRSVLAAAGGRVDATRIRDGLRSAGLDWDVEVLDGLVAETIEHAGRASAELSAREQLDNTSLPFVELPDYVDGIDVAALYELAEGLVARGVGGSR; this is encoded by the coding sequence GTGAGCTCTGAATGGGACCGCGAACTCGACCGGGCGAGGCTGCACTTCGTCAGCGGTAAGGGCGGTGCTGGTAAGACCACAGCCGCCGCCTCGCTCGCCCTCGCGCTGGCGACCGGTGGCCGCCGGGTGCTGCTCGCCGAGGTCGAGGGCAGACAGGGGCTGGCCCAGCTGTTCGACACACCGCCGCTGGAGTACTCCGAACGCAGGCTGGCCGCCGCTCCGGGCGGAGGCGAGGTCCGGGCCCTGGCCATCGAGGCGGAAGCCGCCCTGTTGGAGTACCTGGCCATGTACTACAGCCTCGGCGTCGCGGGGCGCACGCTGCGCAGGATGGGGGCGATCGAGTTCGCCACCACGCTCGCCCCCGGACTGCGGGACGTGTTGTTCACCGGAAAGCTCAAGGAGTGCGTGCGCCGGACCGACACCAACGGGCGACACACCTACGACGCGGTGGTCGTGGACGCACCACCCACCGGCCGGATCGTCCGATTCCTCGACGTCACGCGCGCCATGGCCGACCTGGCCAGGATGGGACCCATCCACGGGCAGAGCGAGGAGGTGGTGGGCCTGCTGCACTCCTCCGACACCGTGGTGCACCTGGTCACCCTGCCGGAGCAGCTGCCGATGCGGGAAACCCTGGAAACAGTGGAGGAGCTCGACGCGGCCGAACTGCGCCCGGGCGCGGTGCTGTTGAACCGCGTACGGCCCTCCCGGCTGGCCACCCGCTCGGTGCTGGCCGCCGCCGGGGGAAGGGTCGACGCGACCAGGATCCGCGATGGACTGCGCTCGGCCGGGCTGGACTGGGACGTCGAGGTGCTCGACGGTCTGGTGGCCGAGACCATCGAACACGCCGGCCGGGCCAGCGCCGAACTCTCGGCCCGGGAACAACTGGACAACACCTCGCTGCCGTTCGTCGAACTACCCGACTACGTCGACGGGATCGACGTCGCGGCGCTCTACGAACTGGCGGAGGGGCTGGTCGCGCGCGGTGTCGGAGGAAGCCGATGA
- a CDS encoding anion-transporting ArsA/GET3 family ATPase (product_source=COG0003; cath_funfam=3.40.50.300; cog=COG0003; pfam=PF02374; smart=SM00382; superfamily=52540): MNTPPGPDRLDIDRLLDDPDNRVLVCCGSGGVGKTTTAAALGIRAAARGRKTVVLTIDPARRLAQALGLAELDNTPRKVDLEQGESGELHAMMLDMRRTFDDMVLAHAGRDRARQILDNPFYQTVSSSFSGTQEYMAMEKLGQLVTEDTWDLIVVDTPPSRSALDFLDAPQRLSTILDGRLIRMLASPAKAGGKGIRRIVGAGFGMFAKAVSTIVGRQLLADAAAFVQAFDSTFGGFRERADRTYRLLRSSGTRFLVVAAPEADALREASYFVERLSTEHMPLAGMVANRTHPVLADLAAARALSAAEELETAGSAPLAASVLRLHADRVAVAEREKRLLARFTRAHPEVELGSVPALADEVHDQYGLREIGRRLARE, translated from the coding sequence ATGAACACACCCCCCGGCCCGGATCGGCTCGACATCGACCGGTTGCTCGACGACCCGGACAACCGCGTCCTCGTCTGCTGCGGTTCCGGCGGAGTCGGCAAGACGACCACCGCGGCAGCCCTGGGGATCCGGGCAGCCGCACGCGGTCGCAAGACCGTGGTGCTGACCATCGACCCGGCGCGCAGACTGGCGCAGGCGCTCGGGCTGGCCGAACTGGACAACACTCCCCGGAAGGTCGACCTGGAGCAGGGCGAGTCCGGCGAGCTCCACGCCATGATGCTCGACATGCGCAGGACGTTCGACGACATGGTCCTGGCGCACGCCGGTCGTGACCGCGCGCGCCAGATCCTGGACAACCCCTTCTACCAGACCGTGTCGAGTTCGTTCTCCGGGACGCAGGAGTACATGGCGATGGAGAAGCTCGGCCAGCTGGTCACCGAGGACACCTGGGACCTGATCGTGGTGGACACCCCGCCGAGTCGCTCCGCGCTGGACTTCCTCGACGCTCCGCAGCGGCTGTCCACCATCCTGGACGGCAGGCTCATCCGGATGCTGGCCAGCCCGGCCAAGGCGGGCGGCAAGGGCATACGCAGAATCGTCGGAGCCGGATTCGGAATGTTCGCCAAGGCGGTTTCCACGATCGTCGGACGCCAGCTGCTCGCCGACGCGGCTGCCTTCGTGCAGGCGTTCGATTCCACGTTCGGCGGCTTCCGCGAGCGAGCGGACCGGACCTACCGGCTGTTGCGCTCCAGCGGTACCCGGTTCCTGGTGGTGGCCGCCCCGGAAGCGGACGCGCTGCGGGAGGCCTCCTACTTCGTGGAACGGCTGTCCACGGAGCACATGCCGCTGGCGGGCATGGTCGCCAACCGTACCCATCCGGTCCTGGCCGATCTGGCGGCCGCGCGTGCGCTGTCGGCCGCCGAGGAACTCGAAACAGCCGGTTCCGCCCCGTTGGCAGCCTCGGTTCTCCGGTTGCACGCCGACCGGGTCGCGGTCGCGGAGCGGGAGAAACGTCTGCTGGCCCGGTTCACCAGGGCGCATCCGGAAGTCGAGCTCGGCAGCGTTCCCGCCCTGGCGGACGAGGTGCACGACCAGTACGGGCTGCGCGAGATCGGCCGCCGACTCGCCCGGGAGTGA
- a CDS encoding WhiB family redox-sensing transcriptional regulator (product_source=KO:K18955; cog=COG3313; ko=KO:K18955; pfam=PF02467), with product MLEQGDWRVNAACRDKNPDQLFVRGAEQRKARTICFGCPVRTECLAEALDKRIEFGVWGGMTERERRALLRRRPDVRNWRELLEAAREDYTQDIDAYQLG from the coding sequence ATGTTGGAACAGGGGGACTGGCGGGTGAACGCGGCATGCCGCGACAAGAACCCGGACCAGCTTTTCGTACGAGGTGCGGAGCAGCGCAAGGCACGCACCATCTGCTTCGGATGTCCCGTCCGTACCGAGTGCCTCGCGGAGGCGCTGGACAAACGAATCGAGTTCGGTGTCTGGGGCGGAATGACCGAACGGGAACGACGGGCGCTGCTGCGCAGACGCCCTGATGTGCGCAACTGGCGTGAGCTGCTCGAAGCCGCGCGGGAGGATTACACCCAGGACATCGACGCCTACCAACTGGGCTGA